One window of the Rubrobacter naiadicus genome contains the following:
- a CDS encoding MFS transporter, with translation MRPSSGSGSPPNRNLMLAAIASATLLNPLNSSMISVALSRINHDFGITFAQGSWIVSAFYLASAIAQPLMGRLSDTYGRKRVFLSGLVISAAASMLAPLSPTFGWLVGFRVLQAAGTSALFPSGAAMIRGHITERQAAALGVLAVCSSTSAAFGPTIGGYLVHYGDWPLVFLVNFPFILFSLTLGWRILPQDPGRPEGVRRNLKRELSGLDPAGILLFAACVVGALVFLLSLRGEVDLFAGGVALAAAILFYLRERSARNPFLDLRGSLAHREVISVYLQFVLVNVVYYSSFIGMPTYLQDARHIPADTTGTMMLALAGSGVVLTPLAARLIDRTGPKPGIVFAALCMLAGSILLFTVPARGGIPHLILALVVLGSAGGFNNLGLQTALYGFVPQEEVGSASGLFQTSRYLGTILSTSLLGVEFASGVDTPHLHTVALGMAAVAALALLLALLMRNPGPPEKQQT, from the coding sequence GTGAGGCCGTCCTCCGGGAGTGGTTCGCCGCCGAACCGCAACCTGATGCTCGCGGCCATAGCCTCCGCGACGCTCTTGAACCCGCTCAATTCCTCTATGATCTCGGTCGCCCTCTCGCGCATAAACCACGACTTCGGGATCACCTTCGCCCAGGGCTCCTGGATCGTCTCGGCCTTCTACCTGGCTAGCGCTATCGCCCAGCCGCTCATGGGGCGGCTCTCGGATACTTACGGGCGCAAGAGGGTGTTCCTGTCGGGGCTCGTGATCTCGGCTGCGGCGAGCATGCTCGCACCCCTCTCGCCCACTTTCGGGTGGCTCGTGGGCTTCAGGGTGCTGCAGGCCGCCGGAACCTCGGCGCTCTTCCCGTCCGGGGCCGCGATGATCAGAGGCCACATCACCGAGCGCCAGGCAGCCGCGCTCGGCGTACTCGCCGTCTGCTCCTCGACCTCGGCTGCCTTCGGACCTACCATCGGGGGGTACCTGGTCCACTACGGCGACTGGCCTCTGGTCTTCTTGGTCAACTTCCCATTCATACTCTTCTCGCTCACCCTCGGCTGGCGGATCCTGCCCCAGGACCCCGGTAGGCCGGAAGGGGTGCGCCGCAACCTGAAAAGAGAGCTCTCCGGACTCGACCCGGCGGGCATACTCCTCTTCGCCGCGTGCGTGGTCGGGGCACTCGTGTTCCTGCTCTCGCTCCGGGGGGAGGTGGATCTTTTCGCCGGCGGCGTCGCGCTCGCCGCCGCGATCCTCTTCTACCTCCGCGAGCGCTCCGCTCGAAACCCTTTCCTGGACCTGCGCGGTTCCCTCGCGCACCGGGAGGTGATCTCGGTCTACCTCCAGTTCGTGCTGGTCAACGTCGTCTACTACTCCTCCTTCATCGGCATGCCGACCTACCTGCAGGACGCCCGGCACATCCCCGCCGATACCACCGGTACCATGATGCTCGCCCTCGCCGGAAGCGGCGTCGTCCTCACACCCCTGGCAGCCCGCCTCATAGACCGTACCGGTCCCAAGCCCGGCATAGTCTTCGCCGCCCTCTGCATGCTCGCCGGGAGCATACTGCTCTTCACCGTGCCGGCCCGCGGTGGAATCCCGCACCTCATCCTCGCGCTCGTCGTCCTCGGCAGCGCAGGCGGGTTCAACAACCTCGGACTGCAGACCGCCCTCTACGGCTTCGTACCCCAGGAAGAAGTCGGCAGTGCCTCCGGCCTCTTCCAGACCTCGCGCTACCTCGGCACCATCCTCTCTACCAGCCTGCTCGGCGTCGAGTTCGCCTCCGGCGTGGATACCCCCCACCTGCACACGGTCGCCCTCGGAATGGCCGCCGTCGCCGCCCTCGCCCTGCTGCTCGCGCTCCTCATGCGTAACCCCGGACCTCCAGAAAAACAGCAGACCTGA
- a CDS encoding VOC family protein, with amino-acid sequence MATAYIHTCYRILDPERSTDFYVNKLGMKKVGEMHFSDATNYFFAMEEDPSSPMLELTHNHGRTEPYEVGEGYSHVAFVVDDLEGTVARLKEQGVEVAVEPKTMTVDGHDYRIAFVLDPDGYRVELVQKGTMKVGDMIQ; translated from the coding sequence TTGGCCACCGCGTACATACACACCTGCTACAGGATCCTCGACCCCGAGCGGAGCACGGACTTCTACGTGAACAAGCTCGGGATGAAGAAGGTTGGGGAGATGCACTTCTCCGATGCGACCAACTACTTCTTCGCGATGGAGGAGGATCCCTCCTCTCCGATGCTCGAGCTCACGCACAACCACGGGCGCACCGAGCCCTACGAGGTCGGGGAAGGCTACAGCCACGTCGCCTTCGTCGTGGACGATCTGGAGGGGACCGTGGCGAGGCTCAAGGAGCAGGGGGTCGAGGTGGCCGTCGAGCCCAAGACGATGACCGTCGACGGCCACGACTACAGGATAGCCTTCGTCCTGGACCCGGACGGCTACCGCGTCGAGCTGGTGCAGAAGGGCACGATGAAGGTCGGTGACATGATCCAGTAG
- the mug gene encoding G/U mismatch-specific DNA glycosylase, whose product MLHSRTVAEDLLRVGLKLVFCGYNPSLRSGKSGHHYAHPANRFWRVLYAAGITERLYRPEEDEELLGLGIGFTNLCPRPTRRADELKRQEILAGARRLRKDLELFRPRAVAYTGMGVYRWFRGSSRSSWGVQGDSAVPGIVDIVVPSPSGLNRMRLEELVEHYRVLVPFVRETRWG is encoded by the coding sequence GTGCTACACTCCCGGACCGTGGCGGAGGACCTGCTGAGAGTCGGCCTGAAGCTCGTTTTCTGCGGCTACAACCCGTCTCTGAGGTCGGGGAAGAGCGGCCACCACTACGCACACCCTGCCAACCGCTTCTGGCGCGTGCTATACGCGGCCGGGATCACGGAGAGGCTCTACCGCCCGGAGGAGGATGAAGAGCTGCTCGGGCTCGGCATCGGGTTCACAAACCTCTGCCCCCGCCCGACGCGCCGCGCCGACGAGTTGAAAAGACAGGAGATCCTTGCCGGAGCCCGGCGGCTGCGGAAGGACCTCGAACTCTTCCGGCCCCGCGCCGTCGCCTACACGGGCATGGGGGTCTACCGCTGGTTCCGGGGCTCATCGCGGTCGAGTTGGGGCGTGCAGGGAGATTCGGCCGTACCCGGGATCGTGGACATCGTCGTTCCCTCCCCATCGGGGCTGAACCGGATGCGTCTCGAGGAGCTCGTCGAGCACTACAGGGTCCTGGTCCCCTTCGTCAGGGAAACCCGGTGGGGATGA
- a CDS encoding class I SAM-dependent methyltransferase, whose product MDYRELTGNLRSLGLLLALLPEAPGEFRDRAAGYAEMLLERILIGRVSYDTVGWVRLLQELEERFGDVGRVLSEPALREVEEKTRRLLADIRGEDPFMRRWAADSLLARLCYLLCRLLRPRVVLETGVAYGVSSAFILRALEQNGGGVLHSVDLPPLRSGYEKSWGVAVDEGMRRRWCLHRGSSRKVLPGLLERLGRVDLFVHDSLHTRSNMLREFGLVWPHLTEGGVLVADDVERNGAFGELRRWGPDLWRVVEDRERGPLWGRAAPVVFGIAVK is encoded by the coding sequence ATGGATTACCGGGAGCTCACCGGGAATTTGAGGAGCCTGGGGCTGCTTCTGGCCCTGTTGCCGGAAGCCCCCGGAGAGTTTCGTGACCGGGCCGCGGGGTACGCGGAGATGCTGCTGGAGCGGATCCTCATAGGGCGGGTCTCCTACGATACCGTCGGATGGGTGAGACTTCTACAGGAACTCGAGGAACGCTTCGGCGATGTCGGGCGGGTCCTCTCCGAGCCGGCGCTGCGCGAGGTCGAGGAGAAGACCCGGCGTCTGCTCGCCGACATACGTGGTGAAGACCCGTTCATGCGGCGCTGGGCGGCGGACTCCCTGCTCGCCCGCCTGTGTTACCTCCTCTGCCGCCTGCTGCGGCCCCGGGTCGTGCTCGAGACCGGGGTCGCCTACGGGGTGAGCTCGGCGTTCATATTGAGGGCGCTGGAGCAGAACGGAGGCGGCGTCCTGCACAGCGTCGACCTGCCCCCGCTGAGATCAGGCTACGAGAAGTCCTGGGGGGTGGCGGTGGACGAGGGGATGAGGAGGCGGTGGTGCCTGCATCGAGGGTCGAGCAGAAAGGTGCTCCCCGGGCTTCTCGAACGACTCGGGCGGGTGGACCTCTTCGTGCACGACAGCCTTCACACCCGGAGCAACATGCTGCGCGAGTTCGGGCTCGTCTGGCCCCACCTGACCGAGGGAGGGGTGCTCGTCGCGGACGACGTCGAGCGCAACGGCGCCTTCGGCGAGCTGCGCCGGTGGGGGCCCGATCTGTGGCGCGTGGTGGAAGACCGGGAGCGCGGCCCGCTTTGGGGCCGCGCAGCCCCGGTAGTGTTCGGGATCGCCGTGAAGTGA
- a CDS encoding M1 family metallopeptidase, protein MRERPRGSKNVRPGRRPHAPRSRRPRAVYRRRRLGALVLLLALCATGWSLLAPSEQPREARKVTYRKVPHSKLTSARSHPASYHIEARYTTNPPTISGRQRVRYVNAGGESLRHLYFRLWTNEKTYTGRGGGTKISRVEVDGVESRFSVRGTRLEVNLPSPLPAGRMADVSLRFRTRIPEIAAPFGYHSGTSQLGVWYPVLAVYDRGRGGWILPPPTRFGEPYFAEAADYRVSLTLPKDLTVAAAGTTTGKRNEKASKTMTYEAHDVRDFALAIGKDLYSKTGRVGNTMVRVYYRPGYAARADLALDLAERSLGFFSRTFTPYPYRRLTIVDAPLIAGTEFSTITFVNLETTPNYLFDSVIPHEVAHQWWYAQVGSNQFREPWLDESLATYSEWLFSGDAATRFPGQLHPSIPLGSPVNAFPDDATYQRVTYRYGAQTYRALSRKIGEKTLLRGLKTYARRYRYRTATSEDLVRTLSQSAGEDLTPFFAAHGVDTRQGPSPKHEKKR, encoded by the coding sequence ATGCGCGAGAGGCCCCGAGGCTCCAAAAACGTACGCCCCGGCAGGAGACCCCACGCCCCCAGAAGCCGACGGCCGCGGGCGGTCTACCGCCGAAGGCGCCTGGGGGCCCTGGTACTGCTCCTCGCCCTCTGTGCCACAGGCTGGAGTCTCCTCGCGCCCTCGGAACAACCCCGAGAGGCCCGGAAAGTCACCTACCGCAAAGTACCTCACTCGAAGCTCACCTCCGCGAGATCTCATCCGGCCAGCTACCACATCGAGGCCCGCTACACCACGAACCCACCCACGATCTCCGGTCGGCAGAGGGTCCGTTACGTCAACGCCGGGGGAGAGTCCCTCAGACACCTCTACTTCAGGCTCTGGACCAACGAGAAGACCTACACCGGCCGCGGAGGCGGGACGAAGATCTCCCGCGTGGAGGTAGACGGGGTAGAAAGCCGCTTCTCGGTCAGGGGAACACGCCTCGAGGTCAATCTCCCCTCCCCCTTGCCCGCAGGCAGGATGGCCGACGTCTCCCTGCGCTTCCGCACCCGCATCCCCGAGATTGCGGCACCCTTCGGGTACCACTCGGGCACGAGCCAGCTCGGCGTCTGGTACCCGGTGCTCGCGGTCTACGACCGCGGCAGGGGCGGCTGGATCCTCCCTCCCCCGACCCGCTTCGGAGAGCCCTACTTCGCCGAGGCCGCGGACTACAGGGTGAGCCTGACGCTCCCGAAAGACCTCACCGTGGCGGCCGCGGGGACCACCACCGGCAAGAGGAACGAAAAGGCGAGCAAGACCATGACCTACGAGGCGCACGACGTCCGGGACTTCGCCCTGGCCATAGGCAAAGACCTCTACAGCAAGACGGGCCGCGTCGGCAATACCATGGTGCGCGTCTACTACCGCCCGGGCTACGCCGCCCGGGCGGATCTGGCGCTCGACCTCGCCGAGCGCAGCCTGGGTTTCTTCTCCCGCACCTTCACCCCCTACCCTTACCGCCGGCTCACCATAGTGGACGCCCCGCTCATCGCCGGCACGGAATTCTCTACCATCACCTTCGTCAACCTGGAGACCACCCCGAACTATCTCTTCGACTCGGTCATACCTCACGAGGTAGCCCACCAGTGGTGGTACGCCCAGGTCGGGAGCAACCAGTTCAGAGAACCCTGGCTGGACGAGTCCCTCGCCACCTACTCCGAATGGCTCTTCTCCGGCGACGCAGCCACCCGTTTCCCCGGTCAGCTCCACCCCTCGATACCGCTGGGCTCCCCGGTCAACGCCTTCCCCGACGACGCCACCTACCAGAGGGTGACCTACCGCTACGGCGCCCAGACCTACCGCGCCCTCTCGCGCAAGATAGGCGAGAAGACCCTGCTGCGCGGCCTGAAGACCTACGCCCGCCGCTACCGCTACCGAACTGCGACCTCCGAAGATCTCGTGAGGACCCTCTCGCAGAGCGCGGGCGAGGATCTCACCCCGTTCTTCGCAGCACACGGCGTAGACACCCGCCAGGGACCATCCCCAAAACACGAAAAGAAGCGGTGA
- a CDS encoding glucose-6-phosphate isomerase, translated as MAEVSFDYTNLIEVEGGITEKELSEITPRLQAAAGKLLEDEPGFMKLPETREYADACLRTAGEIRSSSPTDFIHIGIGGSALGPIALHRALNHPYYNQMPERRGPRIHFAENTDPATLAAILDVAEPEGTWVNVVTKSGSTAETMAGFLVVRGMLASTLGDFGYQHRTIATTDPEEGFLKRIADREDLRTLPIPKDVGGRFSVLSPVGLLPAAVTGLDTDALLRGAAECVREVRERGAEHPAVVGAAMHYLMDTARGRNIRVMMTYADALERVAAWFVQLWAESLGKDGKGSTPHGAVGTTDQHSQLQLYMQGPQDKVIEIVQVEEHPRDLEIPPAYEDLEGVGYLGGHTMAELLNVECDATRRALTEAGRPNATIRLDRISEENLGYLFVALEVQTAIAGSLYGVNAFDQPGVEASKRFTYSRMGRPGY; from the coding sequence TTGGCCGAGGTCAGCTTCGACTACACGAACCTCATCGAGGTGGAAGGTGGCATCACGGAGAAGGAGCTCTCGGAGATCACACCCCGGCTGCAGGCGGCTGCCGGGAAGCTCCTCGAGGACGAACCCGGGTTCATGAAGCTCCCGGAGACGCGCGAGTACGCCGACGCCTGCCTGAGGACGGCCGGCGAGATACGAAGCTCGAGCCCGACGGACTTCATCCACATCGGCATCGGGGGCTCCGCCCTCGGCCCGATAGCGCTGCACCGGGCGCTCAACCACCCCTACTACAACCAGATGCCCGAGCGCAGGGGGCCGCGCATCCACTTCGCCGAGAACACCGACCCCGCGACGCTCGCCGCCATCCTGGACGTGGCGGAGCCGGAGGGGACGTGGGTGAACGTGGTGACGAAGTCGGGCTCGACGGCGGAGACGATGGCAGGCTTCCTCGTGGTGCGCGGGATGCTGGCGAGCACTCTGGGGGACTTCGGCTACCAGCACCGCACGATCGCGACCACCGACCCCGAAGAGGGCTTCCTGAAGCGGATCGCCGACCGGGAGGATCTGCGCACGCTCCCCATCCCGAAGGACGTGGGCGGGAGGTTCTCGGTGCTCTCACCGGTGGGGCTTCTGCCCGCGGCGGTCACGGGATTGGACACAGACGCCCTCCTGCGCGGAGCCGCGGAGTGCGTGCGCGAGGTCAGGGAGCGTGGGGCGGAGCACCCGGCGGTCGTCGGGGCGGCGATGCATTACCTGATGGACACCGCGCGCGGGCGGAACATCCGGGTGATGATGACCTACGCCGACGCGCTGGAGCGGGTCGCGGCGTGGTTCGTCCAGCTCTGGGCCGAGTCGCTCGGCAAGGACGGGAAAGGCTCCACCCCACACGGGGCGGTCGGGACCACCGACCAGCACTCCCAGCTGCAACTCTACATGCAGGGGCCGCAGGACAAGGTGATCGAGATCGTGCAGGTCGAGGAGCACCCGCGCGACCTGGAGATCCCGCCGGCCTACGAGGATCTCGAAGGCGTGGGGTACCTCGGCGGGCACACGATGGCCGAACTGCTGAACGTCGAGTGCGACGCGACCCGGCGGGCGCTCACCGAGGCGGGTCGCCCGAACGCCACGATCCGGCTGGACCGCATCAGCGAGGAGAACCTCGGCTACCTCTTCGTCGCGCTGGAGGTGCAGACCGCGATCGCGGGCTCCCTCTACGGCGTGAACGCCTTCGACCAGCCGGGCGTGGAGGCGAGCAAACGCTTCACCTACTCCCGGATGGGCCGCCCAGGTTACTGA
- a CDS encoding DUF2249 domain-containing protein translates to MDEKRTIDVRRIAPGERHPLIFRTFDGLAAGESFELVNDHDPKPLHRQFSVQREGRFSWEYLERGPGLWRIKIAKTV, encoded by the coding sequence ATGGACGAGAAGAGGACGATAGACGTGAGGCGGATAGCCCCGGGGGAGAGGCACCCCCTGATCTTTCGGACGTTCGACGGGCTTGCTGCGGGGGAGTCTTTCGAGCTGGTCAACGACCACGACCCGAAGCCGCTCCACCGGCAGTTTTCGGTGCAGCGGGAGGGGCGTTTCAGCTGGGAGTATCTCGAGCGGGGACCCGGGCTGTGGCGGATAAAGATAGCGAAGACGGTCTAG
- a CDS encoding cupin domain-containing protein: MGQIIRSYREKAAFQEDRFNAVVLGQDENTKALLVCCEPGQYIPVHRPGVAVTFVVLEGEGTLVAGEKEEKVGPGAVAFAAAGEERGLKAETRLLALHVVAPPPTGEDHAGVVARLEQGVWRQP; this comes from the coding sequence TTGGGTCAGATAATCCGTTCCTACAGGGAGAAGGCGGCCTTCCAGGAGGACCGCTTCAACGCGGTGGTGCTCGGGCAGGACGAGAACACGAAGGCGCTGCTGGTCTGCTGCGAGCCCGGGCAGTACATCCCGGTACACCGTCCCGGAGTGGCGGTCACGTTCGTGGTCCTCGAGGGCGAGGGCACGCTGGTCGCCGGCGAGAAAGAGGAGAAGGTCGGGCCAGGGGCGGTGGCCTTCGCCGCGGCCGGGGAGGAGCGGGGGCTGAAGGCCGAGACCAGGCTGCTCGCGCTCCACGTCGTCGCACCCCCGCCGACCGGCGAGGACCATGCCGGGGTCGTGGCCAGGCTCGAGCAGGGCGTCTGGCGCCAGCCATGA
- the nth gene encoding endonuclease III codes for MPDETKRRRAREVLSRLEELYPGATTELSWSNPLELLVATILSARTTDKTVNKVTPRLFQRYRTARDYAEADPNELEEMLRPSGFYRSKARAIQGMARTLVEEHGGEVPRTMEELTALPGVGRKTANVVLGTAFGNGEGVVVDTHVRRLSGRLGLSCEKDPEKIERDLIELVPEEKRPLFSHLLILHGRRVCKPRRPDCPNCVLNDICPSAFKA; via the coding sequence ATGCCGGACGAAACGAAGCGCAGGAGAGCCCGGGAGGTTCTCTCCCGGCTCGAAGAGCTCTACCCCGGCGCCACGACCGAGCTCTCCTGGTCGAACCCTCTGGAGCTGCTGGTCGCCACCATCCTCTCCGCCCGCACCACCGACAAGACCGTGAACAAGGTCACACCCCGCCTCTTCCAGAGGTACCGCACCGCCCGCGACTACGCCGAGGCCGACCCGAACGAGCTGGAGGAGATGTTGCGCCCGAGCGGCTTCTACCGCAGCAAGGCCCGGGCCATACAGGGGATGGCCCGCACCCTCGTCGAGGAGCACGGCGGCGAGGTGCCGCGCACGATGGAGGAGCTCACCGCGCTCCCGGGCGTCGGCCGCAAGACCGCCAACGTCGTCCTCGGCACCGCCTTCGGCAACGGCGAGGGCGTGGTCGTCGACACCCACGTCCGCCGCCTCTCCGGCCGCCTCGGCCTCAGCTGCGAGAAGGACCCGGAAAAGATCGAACGCGACCTCATCGAGCTGGTCCCGGAAGAGAAGCGGCCGCTCTTCTCCCACCTGCTCATCCTGCACGGCAGGAGGGTCTGCAAACCCCGCCGCCCCGACTGCCCGAACTGCGTGCTCAACGACATATGCCCCTCTGCCTTCAAGGCCTGA
- a CDS encoding GlsB/YeaQ/YmgE family stress response membrane protein, with product MGIISWIIIGLIAGALAKLILPGDDPGGIIVTIIIGMVGAIIGGFVVGAFGGPGVTGVNVSSIIVAIIGAIILLLLYRLFVGRTARGGRRRT from the coding sequence ATGGGCATTATATCCTGGATCATCATAGGACTCATCGCGGGTGCGCTTGCGAAGCTGATCCTACCGGGGGACGACCCGGGTGGGATCATCGTGACCATCATCATCGGGATGGTCGGGGCGATCATCGGCGGGTTCGTCGTCGGGGCCTTCGGTGGTCCGGGGGTGACGGGGGTGAACGTGAGCTCGATCATCGTTGCGATAATCGGTGCGATCATCCTGCTTTTGCTCTACCGGCTGTTCGTCGGGCGTACCGCGCGCGGGGGCAGGAGGCGTACGTGA
- a CDS encoding hotdog fold thioesterase yields MQALGIEMEEVSAEKVVATMPVHGPTRQTFGLLHGGASAALVETVASLGTYDMVDKERQSVVGTEVTASHLRPKGRGTVRAVGRPIHRGDREVLWDVKITDERGRLVCSGRCTVAVVPRYGIE; encoded by the coding sequence ATGCAGGCGCTGGGGATCGAGATGGAGGAGGTCTCCGCGGAGAAGGTGGTGGCGACGATGCCGGTGCACGGCCCGACCCGGCAGACCTTCGGGCTTTTGCACGGCGGGGCCTCGGCGGCGCTGGTGGAGACCGTCGCGAGCCTCGGAACCTACGACATGGTAGATAAAGAGCGGCAGAGCGTGGTCGGGACGGAGGTCACGGCGAGCCACCTCCGGCCGAAGGGCCGGGGTACGGTGAGGGCGGTGGGGCGGCCCATCCACCGCGGCGATCGGGAGGTGCTCTGGGACGTGAAGATCACCGACGAGCGCGGACGGCTCGTCTGCAGCGGTCGCTGCACCGTCGCCGTGGTCCCGCGCTACGGGATCGAGTAG